Proteins encoded by one window of Streptomyces sp. NBC_01477:
- a CDS encoding 5-dehydro-4-deoxyglucarate dehydratase — translation MTSPSLAERLDGLLFFPVTAFGPDGGLDLDAFRAHVRAGVDAGAAAVFACCGTGEFHALSPAEFGACVAAAVEETAGRVPVVAGAGYGTALAIEYAGIAERAGADGLLAMPPYLVAADQQGLLRHYSALAAGTGLDVIVYQRDNAVFAPATVVELAKVPNIIGLKDGYGDLDLMQRIISAVRTELPGDGFLYFNGLPTAELTGLAYRGLGVTLYSSAVYAFSPEIALAFHRALTTGDDATVDKLIDGFYRPLVDLRNQGRGYAVSLVKAAVRLRGLDVGEVRPPLSEPSAAHVKELADLIERGLALAGER, via the coding sequence ATGACCTCACCCTCACTCGCCGAGCGTCTCGACGGCCTGCTGTTCTTCCCCGTGACGGCCTTCGGCCCGGACGGCGGTCTCGACCTCGACGCCTTCCGCGCGCACGTGCGCGCGGGCGTGGACGCCGGCGCGGCGGCCGTCTTCGCCTGCTGCGGCACCGGGGAATTCCACGCCCTGTCGCCCGCGGAATTCGGCGCGTGCGTGGCCGCCGCGGTCGAGGAGACCGCGGGCCGGGTGCCGGTGGTCGCGGGCGCCGGCTACGGCACCGCCCTGGCGATCGAATACGCCGGGATCGCCGAGCGGGCCGGCGCCGACGGGCTGCTGGCGATGCCGCCGTATCTGGTCGCCGCCGACCAGCAGGGCCTGCTGCGGCACTATTCGGCGCTCGCGGCCGGCACCGGCCTCGACGTCATCGTCTACCAGCGCGACAACGCTGTCTTCGCGCCCGCCACGGTCGTCGAACTCGCCAAGGTGCCCAACATCATCGGCCTCAAGGACGGCTACGGCGACCTCGACCTGATGCAGCGCATCATCAGCGCGGTCCGCACCGAACTGCCCGGCGACGGCTTCCTCTACTTCAACGGCCTGCCCACCGCGGAACTCACCGGCCTGGCCTACCGCGGCCTCGGCGTCACCCTCTACTCCTCGGCCGTCTACGCCTTCTCGCCGGAGATCGCCCTCGCCTTCCACCGGGCGCTGACCACCGGCGACGACGCCACCGTCGACAAGCTGATCGACGGCTTCTACCGCCCGCTGGTCGACCTGCGCAACCAGGGCCGCGGCTACGCCGTCTCGCTGGTCAAGGCGGCGGTACGGCTGCGCGGCCTGGACGTCGGCGAGGTCAGGCCGCCGCTGTCCGAGCCGTCCGCCGCGCACGTCAAGGAACTGGCCGACCTCATCGAGCGCGGGCTCGCGCTGGCGGGCGAGCGCTGA
- a CDS encoding pyridoxamine 5'-phosphate oxidase family protein: MREVTGEAELRELIGEPTARVAGKVRRELDALDRAWLAATPFLLMATSAADGSCDVSPKGDPAGFTLVLDERTIAVPERPGNRRADGFRNILGNPHVGLIFVIPGRGDTLRINGRARLVREADFFDRMTVEGHRPPLAVLVDIDEVFYHCSKAFLRSALWNPERWQPDAAPSRARIAQGQERQDQDLAELEVYYGPGYGQDLYS; encoded by the coding sequence ATGCGGGAAGTCACCGGCGAGGCCGAACTGCGGGAACTGATCGGGGAGCCGACCGCCCGTGTCGCGGGCAAGGTGCGGCGCGAACTGGACGCGCTGGACCGGGCGTGGCTGGCGGCCACGCCTTTCCTGCTGATGGCCACCTCGGCGGCCGACGGCTCGTGCGACGTGTCGCCCAAGGGCGACCCCGCCGGCTTCACACTGGTGCTGGACGAGCGGACGATCGCGGTGCCGGAACGGCCGGGCAACCGCAGGGCCGACGGCTTCCGCAACATCCTCGGCAATCCGCACGTCGGGCTGATCTTCGTGATCCCCGGGCGCGGCGACACGCTGCGGATCAACGGGCGGGCCCGGCTGGTGCGGGAGGCGGACTTCTTCGACCGTATGACCGTCGAGGGCCACCGGCCGCCGCTGGCGGTGCTGGTGGACATCGACGAGGTCTTCTACCACTGCTCGAAGGCGTTCCTGCGCAGCGCGCTGTGGAACCCGGAGCGCTGGCAGCCGGACGCGGCGCCGTCCCGGGCGCGGATCGCGCAGGGGCAGGAGCGCCAGGACCAGGATCTCGCGGAGCTGGAGGTGTACTACGGCCCCGGTTACGGCCAGGATCTCTACAGCTGA
- a CDS encoding IclR family transcriptional regulator — protein sequence MGAVEGAGSQVKSAVRTVELLEFFAGRPGMHSLASVQESVGYPKSSLYMLLRTLVELGWIETDATGTRYGIGVRALLVGTSYIDGDEVVAAARPTLDRMSDDTSETIHLARLDGTSVVYLATRQSQHYLRPFTRVGRRLPAHSTSLGKALLATYTDEQVRKLLPETLEPLTEHTHTDREKLIEELAVIREQGFAVDREENTLGLRCFGIAVPYRTPARDAVSCSVPVARLTGGHEQMIKDALFDARDRLLLATRRL from the coding sequence ATGGGTGCTGTCGAGGGAGCCGGTTCCCAGGTCAAGTCCGCGGTCCGCACGGTGGAACTGCTGGAGTTCTTCGCGGGCCGGCCCGGCATGCACAGCCTGGCGTCGGTGCAGGAATCGGTCGGCTACCCCAAGTCCAGCCTCTACATGCTGCTGCGCACCCTGGTCGAGCTGGGCTGGATCGAGACCGACGCGACCGGCACGCGGTACGGCATCGGGGTGCGCGCGCTGCTGGTCGGCACGTCGTACATCGACGGTGACGAGGTGGTGGCCGCGGCCCGGCCGACGCTGGACCGGATGTCGGACGACACCAGCGAGACCATTCACCTGGCGCGGCTGGACGGCACGAGCGTGGTCTATCTGGCGACCCGCCAGTCGCAGCACTACCTGCGCCCGTTCACCCGGGTGGGGCGGCGGCTGCCCGCACACTCCACGTCGCTGGGCAAGGCGCTGCTCGCCACGTACACCGACGAGCAGGTGCGCAAACTGCTGCCGGAGACGCTGGAGCCGCTCACCGAGCACACCCACACCGACCGGGAGAAGCTGATCGAGGAGCTGGCGGTGATCCGCGAGCAGGGCTTCGCGGTGGACCGCGAGGAGAACACGCTGGGGCTGCGCTGCTTCGGCATCGCGGTCCCCTACCGGACCCCCGCGCGGGACGCGGTCAGCTGCTCGGTACCGGTCGCCCGGCTGACCGGCGGGCACGAGCAGATGATCAAGGACGCCCTCTTCGACGCCCGCGACCGCCTGCTGCTGGCCACCCGGCGGCTGTGA
- a CDS encoding TerD family protein — MTAMTPGSNVPLSVPRVAVDVAAPVRLDVSGLLLTADGKVRSDDDFVFYNQPQGGPGVTHRSGGGSGPDAITVDTDAVPAGIEKIVVTASLDGGGAFGGTTPTATVRNADDGSVIASFAPAGLGPETALVVVEVYRRGGAWKVRAVGQGYANGLAGIATDFGVNVEEPAAAPTTPAAVPQAAPPSGPAAAHLPPPPSAPPAPAAAPAAPGRISLDKGRVNLRKNETVSLVKGGKPLLSSVRMALGWEPAYGGRDIDLDASVLVYGPQRNHLETCYFGRLTVLNGAIQHSGDNLTGDGSGDDESITVHLGGLPPEATGLVFTVNSYSGQKFNKVAKAYCRLLDGASGEELVRFDLTGGEAKTGVLMAKLVKQFSGEWEMTALGTFVNGRTAKSLVAPGSSAL, encoded by the coding sequence ATGACCGCAATGACGCCTGGCTCGAATGTGCCGCTGTCCGTTCCCCGTGTGGCCGTCGACGTGGCCGCCCCGGTGCGGCTCGACGTCTCGGGCCTGCTCCTTACCGCCGACGGCAAGGTGCGCTCCGACGACGACTTCGTCTTCTACAACCAGCCGCAGGGCGGCCCCGGGGTGACCCACCGCTCGGGCGGCGGGTCGGGGCCGGACGCCATCACGGTGGACACCGACGCGGTGCCCGCCGGCATCGAGAAGATCGTGGTGACGGCGAGCCTGGACGGCGGCGGCGCCTTCGGCGGGACGACGCCGACGGCCACCGTGCGCAATGCCGACGACGGTTCGGTGATCGCCAGCTTCGCGCCGGCCGGTCTCGGCCCGGAGACCGCCCTGGTGGTCGTCGAGGTCTACCGCAGGGGCGGCGCCTGGAAGGTCCGCGCCGTCGGGCAGGGCTATGCGAACGGCCTGGCGGGCATCGCCACCGACTTCGGGGTGAATGTCGAGGAGCCCGCCGCGGCCCCGACCACCCCGGCCGCCGTACCGCAGGCAGCCCCGCCGTCCGGTCCCGCCGCCGCGCATCTGCCGCCCCCGCCGTCCGCGCCGCCCGCCCCGGCCGCGGCACCCGCCGCGCCCGGCCGGATCAGCCTGGACAAGGGCCGGGTCAATCTGCGGAAGAACGAGACGGTGTCGCTGGTCAAGGGCGGCAAGCCGCTGCTGTCCTCGGTCCGGATGGCCCTCGGCTGGGAGCCCGCCTACGGCGGCCGGGACATCGACCTCGACGCCTCGGTGCTCGTGTACGGCCCGCAGCGCAACCACCTGGAGACCTGCTACTTCGGCCGGCTCACCGTGCTGAACGGCGCGATCCAGCACTCCGGCGACAATCTCACCGGCGACGGCTCCGGCGACGACGAGTCGATCACCGTCCACCTCGGCGGGCTGCCGCCGGAGGCCACCGGCCTGGTCTTCACCGTCAACTCCTACTCCGGGCAGAAGTTCAACAAGGTCGCGAAGGCGTACTGCCGACTGCTGGACGGTGCTTCCGGCGAGGAGCTGGTGCGCTTCGACCTTACCGGCGGCGAGGCGAAGACCGGTGTGCTGATGGCGAAGCTGGTCAAGCAGTTCTCCGGCGAGTGGGAGATGACCGCGCTCGGCACCTTCGTGAACGGCCGCACCGCCAAGTCCCTGGTCGCTCCGGGGTCCAGCGCCCTCTGA
- a CDS encoding HNH endonuclease family protein, which produces MPKNPLAYRIGSLAGAAALAATALLATSGSAQAALPTPIAASTARSYLSAMTATAETHASTYNRDLFPTWITISGTCDTREYVLKRDGSGVVTDSSCKSTSGTWTSAYDGVVSTNPSTFDIDHLVPLSEAWASGAWAWTTAQRQGFANDVTRPQLLAVSASSNRSKGDDDPAEWLPRASYQCTYARAWVQVKNYYGLTVDSAEKSALSSILNGC; this is translated from the coding sequence ATGCCCAAAAACCCCCTCGCGTACCGGATCGGCTCGCTCGCCGGCGCCGCCGCGCTCGCCGCCACCGCCCTGCTGGCCACCAGCGGCTCCGCGCAGGCCGCGCTGCCCACCCCCATCGCCGCGTCCACCGCCCGCAGTTACCTCTCGGCCATGACGGCGACCGCGGAGACCCACGCCTCCACCTACAACCGCGACCTGTTCCCGACCTGGATCACCATCTCCGGGACCTGTGACACCCGCGAGTACGTGCTCAAGCGCGACGGCAGCGGTGTGGTGACCGACAGCTCCTGCAAGTCCACCTCGGGCACCTGGACCAGCGCCTACGACGGGGTGGTCTCCACCAACCCGTCGACCTTCGACATCGACCACCTCGTACCGCTGTCCGAGGCGTGGGCATCCGGCGCCTGGGCGTGGACCACCGCCCAGCGGCAGGGCTTCGCCAACGACGTGACCCGGCCGCAGCTGCTCGCGGTGTCGGCGTCGTCCAACCGCTCCAAGGGCGACGACGACCCGGCCGAGTGGCTGCCCCGCGCGTCGTACCAGTGCACCTACGCGCGCGCCTGGGTGCAGGTCAAGAACTACTACGGGCTGACCGTGGACAGCGCGGAGAAGTCGGCGCTCAGCTCGATCCTCAACGGCTGCTGA
- a CDS encoding NAD-dependent epimerase/dehydratase family protein, with amino-acid sequence MPTPRTILLTGAAGGLGTLMRGLLPSYGYRLRLLDLLPIDGEPDAITADLADRDALRAAVRGVDAVVHLAGISLESTFEKILRANIEGTYNLYEAAREEGVRRIVSASSNHAVGFTPRPRGDDPLIPVGTPRRPDTYYGLSKCFGEDLAQLYADLHGIDTVSIRIGSCFPEPTTVRMLSVWMSPADGARLLHAALTAEVTGHTVVYGSSANTRLWWDLAPARALGYAPQDDSEVFAPPLIAAQGELDPADPAHANLGGAFCTDPPIWPY; translated from the coding sequence ATGCCCACTCCCCGCACCATTCTGCTCACCGGCGCCGCCGGCGGTCTCGGCACCCTCATGCGCGGACTGCTGCCGTCCTACGGCTACCGGCTGCGGCTCCTGGACCTGCTGCCGATCGACGGCGAGCCCGACGCGATCACCGCCGACCTCGCCGACCGGGACGCGCTGCGCGCCGCCGTACGCGGCGTCGACGCCGTCGTCCACCTGGCCGGCATCTCGCTGGAGTCCACCTTCGAGAAGATCCTGCGGGCCAACATCGAGGGCACCTACAACCTCTACGAGGCGGCGCGCGAGGAAGGGGTGCGGCGGATCGTGTCCGCGTCCAGCAACCACGCGGTCGGCTTCACCCCGCGCCCGCGGGGCGACGACCCGCTCATCCCGGTCGGCACCCCGCGCCGCCCCGACACCTACTACGGCCTGTCCAAGTGCTTCGGCGAGGATCTGGCGCAGCTGTACGCCGACCTGCACGGGATCGACACGGTGTCGATCAGGATCGGGTCGTGCTTCCCCGAGCCGACGACGGTCCGGATGCTGTCGGTCTGGATGAGCCCCGCCGACGGTGCCCGGCTGCTCCACGCGGCGCTCACCGCGGAGGTCACCGGCCACACGGTGGTCTACGGCAGCTCGGCCAACACCAGGCTGTGGTGGGACCTCGCCCCCGCCCGCGCCCTGGGCTACGCCCCCCAGGACGACTCCGAGGTCTTCGCCCCGCCCCTGATCGCCGCCCAGGGCGAGCTGGACCCCGCCGACCCGGCCCACGCCAACCTCGGCGGCGCCTTCTGCACGGACCCCCCGATCTGGCCGTACTGA
- the dapD gene encoding 2,3,4,5-tetrahydropyridine-2,6-dicarboxylate N-succinyltransferase: MNDSRASGAIGVGLATVADDGTVLDTWYPAPQLAAEPGPAGTARLTAEEAAQALGSAAPAALGPDPRRGVEVVAVRTTIASTDDKPLDAHDAYLRLHLLSHRLVRPNEQNLEGLFGVLANVAWTSIGPVPVANLGAARLAARAEGLHLAVHGVDKFPRMTDYVAPAGVRIADAGRVRLGAHLAEGTTVMHEGFCNFNAGTLGTSMVEGRISQGVVIGDGSDIGGGASIMGTLSGGGSQIVSVGERCLLGAESGLGIALGNDCVVEAGLYVTAGTRVTLPDGQIVKAVELSGADNLLFRRNSTTGKVEVLQRTGSWGGLNAALHSHN; the protein is encoded by the coding sequence ATGAATGACTCCCGTGCCTCCGGCGCCATCGGCGTCGGACTTGCGACCGTCGCCGACGACGGCACCGTGCTCGACACCTGGTACCCCGCCCCGCAGCTCGCCGCGGAGCCGGGCCCCGCGGGCACCGCGCGGCTGACCGCCGAGGAGGCCGCGCAGGCCCTGGGGAGCGCGGCCCCGGCCGCGCTGGGTCCCGACCCGCGCCGCGGTGTCGAGGTGGTCGCCGTCCGTACCACCATCGCGTCCACCGACGACAAGCCGCTCGACGCGCACGACGCGTATCTGCGGCTGCACCTGCTCAGCCACCGCCTGGTCCGCCCGAACGAGCAGAATCTGGAAGGCCTGTTCGGCGTGCTGGCGAACGTCGCCTGGACCTCGATCGGCCCGGTCCCGGTGGCCAATCTCGGCGCCGCCCGCCTCGCGGCCCGCGCCGAGGGCCTGCACCTGGCTGTCCACGGCGTCGACAAATTCCCCCGGATGACGGACTACGTCGCCCCGGCAGGGGTCCGTATCGCCGACGCGGGCCGCGTCCGGCTCGGCGCGCACCTCGCCGAGGGCACCACCGTGATGCACGAGGGCTTCTGCAACTTCAACGCCGGCACACTGGGCACCTCCATGGTCGAGGGCCGCATCTCGCAGGGCGTGGTGATCGGCGACGGCTCCGACATCGGCGGCGGCGCGTCCATCATGGGCACGCTGTCCGGCGGCGGCAGCCAGATCGTCTCGGTCGGCGAACGCTGCCTGCTCGGCGCCGAGTCGGGCCTGGGGATCGCGCTCGGCAACGACTGCGTCGTGGAGGCCGGCCTCTACGTCACCGCCGGCACCCGGGTGACGCTGCCCGACGGCCAGATCGTCAAGGCCGTCGAACTGTCCGGCGCCGACAACCTGCTCTTCCGCCGCAACTCCACCACCGGCAAGGTGGAGGTCCTCCAGCGCACCGGTTCGTGGGGCGGCCTGAACGCGGCCCTGCACAGCCACAACTGA
- a CDS encoding PEP/pyruvate-binding domain-containing protein, translated as MEIDADALAVVPLDTDAARDPGLAGAKAANLARAAGVGLPVLPGFVVVPAARAAGVPSGPDALRAAWRDLGGADGRPLVVRSSSAHEDTEDSSMAGRFESVLDVRGWEAFTAAVRRVQDSAARVGDLVPAPRRGDGAAPAGAPARKAPDATAAGDGADAADAGMSVLVQPMLTAAAGGVMFGADPVEGRFDRILVSAVTGGPEQLVDGSTQGVRYQLSRHGHRLHIEPELPRAQLPLNRRMLAQLVRLARRTERVYGSPQDVEFGFDADGTLWLFQSRPITAMAARPSRHARLLGPGPVAETLPNVLQPLEEDLWLAPMNQGLTLALDIAGAAPRRVLRRTPVVRGVDGRAAADLLLLGAAPPAHPVLNFINPAPGARRAASAWRVGRLRSALPLLARDLAADVDRQLHDLAAPHQLLGGELLDAVAWGRTVIASLHAQESLAGALLSDDPGNTAAGEALAVLAEGREGGLTDEELISRHPVLLALLPPGLAERGGLPEHIGRHGLPRGVGFLSVREGLRLRIRWVQEMQTAMVREVGARMDAHCPAAERDRIALLRWSELSGVADGGGRPADLAARTPRPDTPPLPAAFRLAEGRPVAVAVGRRPKGGTAGQGAGGGQGTGTAWHGEGDRPAGAVLVVRSLSPALAPLLPELSGMVAETGSVLSHLAVLAREYGVPTVVGVPGALDRFPPGTRLRVDGGTGAVEQVAAPAAPGEQAATPPAPGERPAGPAAAQEQPGAMTAAGKEAAA; from the coding sequence ATGGAGATCGACGCCGACGCGCTCGCAGTCGTGCCGCTGGACACCGACGCCGCCCGGGACCCGGGCCTGGCCGGGGCGAAGGCCGCCAACCTGGCCCGCGCCGCCGGTGTGGGCCTGCCCGTACTGCCCGGCTTCGTGGTCGTCCCCGCCGCGCGCGCCGCCGGAGTGCCCAGCGGTCCCGACGCGCTGCGCGCCGCCTGGCGGGATCTGGGCGGCGCCGACGGCCGCCCGCTGGTGGTCCGTTCGTCCTCCGCGCACGAGGACACCGAGGACTCCTCGATGGCCGGCCGCTTCGAGTCCGTGCTGGACGTGCGCGGCTGGGAGGCGTTCACCGCGGCCGTCCGCCGGGTGCAGGACTCGGCCGCCCGGGTCGGCGACCTGGTGCCCGCGCCCCGGCGCGGTGACGGCGCCGCGCCGGCCGGCGCACCGGCGCGGAAGGCGCCGGACGCGACGGCTGCCGGGGACGGCGCAGACGCCGCGGACGCCGGGATGTCCGTCCTCGTCCAGCCGATGCTGACGGCCGCCGCCGGCGGTGTGATGTTCGGCGCGGACCCGGTGGAGGGCCGCTTCGACCGCATCCTGGTCAGTGCCGTCACCGGCGGCCCCGAGCAGCTGGTGGACGGCAGCACCCAGGGCGTCCGCTACCAGCTCAGCCGGCACGGCCACCGGCTGCACATCGAGCCCGAACTGCCGCGCGCCCAACTGCCGTTGAACCGCCGCATGCTGGCCCAGCTGGTCCGGCTGGCCCGCCGCACCGAGCGCGTCTACGGCAGCCCGCAGGACGTCGAATTCGGCTTCGACGCCGACGGCACGCTGTGGCTCTTCCAGTCCCGGCCCATCACCGCCATGGCGGCCCGCCCCTCCCGGCACGCCCGGCTGCTGGGTCCCGGGCCGGTCGCCGAGACGCTGCCGAACGTGCTGCAGCCCCTGGAGGAGGACCTCTGGCTGGCCCCGATGAACCAGGGCCTGACCCTCGCCCTGGACATCGCGGGCGCGGCCCCGCGGCGCGTGCTGCGGCGCACCCCGGTGGTGCGCGGCGTCGACGGCAGGGCCGCCGCGGACCTGCTCCTGCTCGGGGCCGCCCCGCCGGCCCACCCGGTGCTGAACTTCATCAATCCCGCGCCCGGCGCCCGCCGTGCCGCCTCGGCCTGGCGGGTCGGGCGGCTGCGCAGCGCCCTGCCGCTGCTGGCCCGCGACCTGGCCGCCGACGTCGACCGCCAGCTGCACGACCTGGCCGCCCCGCACCAACTGCTCGGCGGCGAGCTGCTGGACGCGGTCGCCTGGGGCCGTACCGTCATCGCCTCGCTGCACGCGCAGGAGTCGCTCGCCGGGGCGCTGCTGAGCGACGACCCCGGCAACACCGCCGCGGGCGAGGCGCTGGCCGTGCTCGCCGAGGGCCGGGAGGGCGGGCTGACCGACGAGGAGCTGATCAGCCGGCACCCCGTCCTGCTGGCCCTGCTCCCGCCGGGCCTGGCGGAGCGCGGCGGGCTTCCCGAGCACATCGGGCGGCACGGACTGCCGCGCGGGGTCGGCTTCCTGTCGGTCCGCGAGGGGCTGCGGCTGCGGATCCGCTGGGTGCAGGAGATGCAGACCGCGATGGTCCGCGAGGTCGGCGCCCGGATGGACGCGCACTGCCCGGCCGCGGAGCGGGACAGAATCGCGCTGCTGCGCTGGAGCGAGCTGTCCGGCGTCGCCGACGGCGGCGGCCGGCCCGCCGACCTCGCCGCGCGCACCCCCCGCCCCGACACCCCGCCGCTGCCCGCCGCCTTCCGGCTCGCCGAGGGCCGGCCGGTGGCCGTCGCCGTGGGCCGCCGTCCCAAGGGCGGCACGGCGGGCCAGGGCGCCGGCGGCGGCCAGGGCACCGGGACCGCCTGGCACGGCGAGGGCGACCGGCCGGCCGGCGCGGTGCTCGTCGTACGGTCGCTGTCCCCCGCGCTCGCGCCGCTGCTGCCCGAGCTGTCCGGCATGGTGGCCGAGACCGGCAGCGTGCTGTCCCATCTGGCCGTGCTGGCCCGCGAGTACGGGGTGCCCACCGTCGTCGGGGTGCCCGGCGCGCTGGACCGCTTCCCGCCCGGCACCCGGCTGCGGGTGGACGGCGGCACGGGCGCCGTCGAGCAGGTCGCGGCGCCGGCCGCGCCCGGCGAACAGGCCGCGACACCGCCCGCGCCCGGTGAGCGGCCCGCGGGGCCGGCCGCCGCACAGGAGCAGCCCGGGGCGATGACCGCCGCCGGCAAGGAGGCAGCGGCATGA
- a CDS encoding class I SAM-dependent methyltransferase codes for MGTPHTGYDPDLHARRAAAFGAAAAEYAEHRPDYPADAAAWALEPAGPGPLHVLDLAAGTGKLSRPLVALGHRVTAVEPDEAMLAELRRHVPEATALAGSAERIPLPDASVDAVVVGQAIHWFDQAVALPEIARVLRPGGPLATLSNAEDEGVEWVAGLAKVSPTQASFTDWANRPGRRIEPHPAFSATENADFPHAQRRTAESLIATVATHSHILVMEPAEREAAKERIRAYLRSRPETCAGAFDLPLLTRVQRCVRAAG; via the coding sequence ATGGGTACTCCTCACACCGGGTACGACCCGGACCTGCACGCCCGGCGGGCCGCGGCCTTCGGGGCCGCGGCGGCCGAGTACGCGGAGCACCGCCCCGACTATCCGGCGGACGCCGCCGCCTGGGCGCTGGAGCCGGCCGGCCCCGGGCCGCTGCACGTGCTCGACCTGGCGGCCGGCACCGGCAAGCTGAGCCGGCCGCTCGTGGCGCTCGGCCACCGGGTGACCGCGGTGGAGCCCGACGAGGCGATGCTCGCCGAGCTGCGCCGCCACGTGCCCGAGGCCACCGCGCTCGCCGGTTCGGCCGAGCGGATCCCGCTGCCGGACGCGTCCGTGGACGCGGTCGTCGTCGGGCAGGCGATCCACTGGTTCGACCAGGCGGTGGCGCTGCCCGAGATCGCCCGGGTGCTGCGCCCCGGCGGCCCGCTGGCGACGCTGTCCAACGCCGAGGACGAGGGGGTCGAGTGGGTCGCGGGCCTGGCGAAGGTCTCGCCGACCCAGGCGTCGTTCACCGACTGGGCGAATCGCCCGGGGCGCAGGATCGAGCCGCACCCGGCCTTTTCCGCCACGGAGAACGCCGACTTCCCGCACGCCCAGCGGCGTACGGCCGAGTCGCTGATCGCCACCGTGGCGACGCACTCGCACATCCTGGTGATGGAGCCCGCCGAGCGGGAGGCGGCCAAGGAGCGCATCAGGGCCTATCTGCGCTCGCGCCCCGAGACGTGCGCGGGCGCGTTCGATCTGCCGCTGCTGACCCGGGTCCAGCGCTGCGTGCGTGCCGCCGGCTGA
- a CDS encoding alpha/beta fold hydrolase, producing MGRDERTAAVAYRAMVMGPAPAAPEWAVLVLHGGTAHGMRRPSWLNLPARRMGPFIRAMRDPRIAFAEARYRHRGWNGERADTAKDAAEALAALRERTGGVPTVLVGHSLGARAALRIAAEPGVVGVVALAAWCPPEDPVAQLAGSRLVFAHATADRITSPRDSLLTAARAREAGARVCRYEVPGGDHAMLRHAGLWHTLATAAVHGLLGLRPLPPEAASAFALPARSTDGLALKAVPRAAR from the coding sequence GTGGGACGTGACGAGAGGACGGCAGCGGTGGCGTATCGCGCGATGGTCATGGGGCCGGCTCCGGCCGCGCCCGAGTGGGCCGTGCTCGTGCTGCACGGCGGCACCGCGCACGGCATGCGGCGGCCCTCGTGGCTGAATCTGCCGGCCAGGCGCATGGGACCGTTCATCCGGGCGATGCGTGATCCGCGCATCGCCTTCGCGGAGGCGCGCTACCGGCACCGCGGGTGGAACGGGGAGCGCGCCGACACCGCGAAGGACGCGGCCGAGGCGCTGGCCGCGCTGCGGGAGCGCACCGGCGGCGTCCCCACCGTGCTGGTGGGCCATTCGCTGGGCGCGCGGGCGGCGCTGCGGATCGCCGCGGAGCCGGGCGTCGTCGGCGTGGTCGCCCTCGCCGCGTGGTGCCCGCCGGAGGACCCGGTCGCCCAACTGGCGGGCAGCCGGCTGGTCTTCGCGCACGCGACGGCCGACCGGATCACCTCCCCGCGGGACTCGCTGCTGACGGCGGCGCGGGCGCGGGAAGCGGGCGCCCGGGTGTGCCGGTACGAGGTGCCCGGCGGGGACCACGCGATGCTGCGGCACGCGGGGCTGTGGCACACGCTGGCCACCGCCGCGGTGCACGGCCTGCTCGGTCTGCGCCCGCTTCCGCCGGAGGCCGCTTCGGCCTTCGCGCTGCCCGCGCGGTCCACCGACGGCCTCGCGCTGAAAGCCGTCCCGCGGGCCGCCCGGTAA
- a CDS encoding phosphatase domain-containing putative toxin, whose translation MSSPSPAPTVVLRASDLLPVTRPPVTGRQLLGQLSRSLVCCLLGYGVLWAGSAGGMLALSGWARHDSSGGRHTAAGIHHYLQVDTKVWRGSAPTAAGYRELARQGVRTVVDLRAEDLSAAELSRPAQAGLTAVRLPIRDGQTPTEKQVADFVAVVRRSPGPVFVHCGAGVGRTGSMAAAYLVRTGQATAHQAALRTLAVGPPSIEQVYYVLHVSADDSDQPPALVRGLSRLLDAPRRIKASL comes from the coding sequence TTGTCGTCCCCCTCACCGGCCCCCACTGTCGTCCTGCGCGCGTCCGACCTCCTCCCGGTCACCCGCCCGCCCGTCACCGGCCGCCAACTCCTCGGCCAGCTCTCCCGGTCCCTGGTCTGCTGCCTGCTCGGATACGGCGTGCTGTGGGCCGGCTCGGCCGGCGGCATGCTCGCGCTGTCCGGCTGGGCCCGGCACGATTCCTCGGGCGGCCGGCACACCGCGGCGGGCATCCACCACTACCTCCAGGTCGACACCAAGGTCTGGCGCGGCTCGGCGCCCACGGCGGCCGGCTACCGCGAACTCGCCCGGCAGGGCGTGCGCACCGTGGTCGACCTGCGGGCCGAGGACCTGTCGGCCGCGGAGCTGTCGCGCCCCGCGCAGGCGGGCCTCACCGCGGTCCGGCTGCCGATCCGCGACGGCCAGACCCCCACAGAGAAGCAGGTCGCCGACTTCGTCGCCGTCGTCCGCCGCTCGCCGGGCCCGGTGTTCGTCCACTGCGGCGCCGGCGTCGGCCGCACCGGCTCGATGGCCGCCGCCTACCTCGTACGCACCGGCCAGGCGACCGCCCACCAGGCCGCCCTGCGGACCCTGGCGGTCGGACCGCCGTCCATCGAGCAGGTCTACTACGTGCTCCACGTCTCCGCCGACGACAGCGACCAGCCCCCCGCCCTGGTCCGCGGCCTCAGCCGGCTCCTCGACGCCCCCCGCCGCATCAAGGCCTCCCTGTAG